A window from Corynebacterium singulare encodes these proteins:
- a CDS encoding phosphatidate cytidylyltransferase, which translates to MPKPKNSAGRDLPAAIGVGVGLGALVVFAVWAGPFVWYLVVAAALGVAMWEVLTRLREHSYQVPRTLLIVLGQAMVWVSWFLNAPGLVAVYVVAVLALMFGRLFHNGRHRPPINYLRDMSVGIFVLTWIPLFGTFAAMLSRVETPFASGAASIVVFMLCVVASDTGGFIAGVMFGSHPMAPAVSPKKSWEGFAGSVIFGTVTGALCFAFLLHHTPWVGALMGLGLVFCATLGDLVESQFKRELGIKDMSALLPGHGGIMDRLDGMLPSAMVTWVAMSFLTTLTP; encoded by the coding sequence ATGCCCAAGCCAAAAAATAGCGCGGGCCGTGATCTGCCCGCCGCCATTGGCGTCGGAGTGGGACTGGGCGCACTCGTTGTTTTCGCGGTCTGGGCCGGGCCCTTTGTGTGGTATCTCGTTGTCGCTGCGGCCCTTGGTGTGGCCATGTGGGAGGTTCTCACCCGTCTTCGGGAGCATTCCTACCAGGTACCACGCACGCTGCTTATCGTCCTGGGCCAGGCGATGGTGTGGGTGTCGTGGTTTCTCAACGCCCCGGGGCTCGTAGCGGTCTACGTGGTGGCTGTTTTGGCGCTCATGTTTGGCCGTCTTTTCCACAATGGGCGGCACCGCCCACCGATTAACTATCTTCGCGATATGTCCGTCGGTATCTTCGTGCTGACCTGGATTCCCCTCTTCGGAACCTTCGCGGCAATGCTGTCTCGGGTGGAGACGCCCTTTGCCTCAGGAGCGGCGTCAATCGTGGTGTTTATGCTCTGCGTCGTAGCCTCCGATACCGGCGGCTTCATCGCTGGCGTTATGTTTGGCTCACACCCTATGGCCCCCGCGGTAAGTCCTAAGAAATCCTGGGAAGGCTTCGCCGGCTCCGTCATTTTTGGCACCGTAACCGGCGCGCTGTGCTTTGCCTTCCTGCTCCACCACACCCCCTGGGTGGGCGCCCTCATGGGCCTTGGCCTCGTGTTCTGCGCCACCTTGGGCGATCTGGTGGAGTCACAGTTCAAGCGCGAACTGGGAATCAAGGATATGTCGGCTCTTCTGCCAGGACACGGCGGCATCATGGACCGCCTTGACGGCATGCTGCCGTCCGCAATGGTGACGTGGGTGGCCATGAGCTTCCTGACCACCCTCACTCCGTAG
- a CDS encoding DUF2631 domain-containing protein, protein MSSHKPASQVFDGVSTDDVPSAGFGWSRISRSGVQIAGWISVLFLLAYNFGNHKGHVETIWLIALAVLIALGLVIYALQPKLSQVRTLTARNKPVGHQEPDWAYEQKTVHNVYAALTDDELRALNIEPSRLTHLRGTSAAATTGVDATPVSSGRHAAKPVSQ, encoded by the coding sequence GTGTCTTCCCACAAGCCGGCATCGCAGGTTTTCGACGGCGTATCCACCGATGACGTCCCGTCCGCAGGTTTTGGCTGGTCCCGCATCAGCCGCTCGGGCGTTCAGATCGCTGGCTGGATTTCCGTCCTGTTCCTGCTGGCCTACAACTTCGGTAACCACAAGGGGCATGTGGAGACCATCTGGCTCATCGCCCTTGCAGTTCTTATCGCCCTTGGTTTGGTGATTTACGCGCTGCAGCCGAAGCTCTCCCAGGTGCGCACCCTGACTGCTCGTAACAAGCCGGTGGGCCACCAGGAGCCGGACTGGGCCTACGAGCAGAAGACCGTTCACAACGTCTACGCGGCTCTGACCGATGATGAGCTGCGCGCCCTCAACATTGAGCCGTCCCGCCTCACTCACCTGCGCGGCACCTCTGCTGCTGCGACCACCGGTGTCGATGCCACCCCGGTATCCAGCGGCCGCCATGCCGCCAAGCCGGTTTCTCAGTAA
- a CDS encoding penicillin-binding transpeptidase domain-containing protein yields MKRLVALLGAASIAASSLVACTPKPVSAEPVAEQFLADMETRNNEELATLIDDPSTATSTLDATFAGLQAEELDVELTGVEQEDARATAHYSVTWTLPRDRTLRYDTSMALTRKDKEWTVRWQPSIVHPDLGAHQHLELRSVAPKRAGVVSSDGVELMSPGLQYRLVVDTDAAGDVRPLAAKISSALGQAHRDDESIPEIDAGELGKNLSEADGSYSVAVLSDGQVGRVRPALENHKGIRFNEEPALVTRDTGLAPDILSRVRSMVSEEVNGTNGWSISVVNEHGAALSDVEYHEPEAAPSIKVSLDYDVQRAAQEAVNLRPEYEAMIVAMRPSTGEILAVAQTPEADKKGDIALQGQFPPGSVFKIITAAAGVDKQGLNPDSIVPCPGTMDLYGRIVTNYNGFSLGSVPLRQAFAQSCNTTFAEISTNMDKGELQKIGKQYGLGIDYEIPGLSTMTGSIPEGETPLDRTEAGYGQGLDLASPFGMALVSSTVAAGKTPTPTLIESHKTKASEQVEPPSPETINQVRDMMRQVVVGGTAAGMQAGGTIYGKTGEAEINEGSHAWFTGYRDDDIAFATLVVLGGGSTISVNITDNFLQRLDEYRAEGHGDLPVAGEQQPPL; encoded by the coding sequence ATGAAGAGGTTGGTGGCGCTCCTAGGCGCGGCAAGTATCGCGGCGTCCTCCTTGGTTGCCTGCACACCCAAGCCGGTTTCGGCGGAGCCCGTGGCCGAGCAGTTCCTAGCGGACATGGAGACCCGCAATAACGAGGAGCTCGCCACGCTCATCGATGATCCCTCCACCGCTACGTCTACCCTCGATGCCACTTTCGCTGGCCTCCAAGCCGAAGAACTCGACGTTGAGCTCACCGGTGTAGAACAGGAAGACGCTCGCGCCACCGCTCACTATTCCGTCACGTGGACGCTGCCACGTGACCGAACCCTCCGCTATGACACGTCCATGGCCCTGACCCGCAAGGACAAGGAATGGACGGTGCGCTGGCAGCCCAGCATCGTGCACCCAGACCTTGGTGCGCATCAGCATCTTGAGCTCCGCTCCGTTGCACCCAAGCGGGCAGGTGTGGTCTCTTCTGACGGCGTGGAGCTGATGTCTCCTGGCCTGCAGTACCGCCTGGTTGTCGACACCGACGCGGCGGGGGATGTACGCCCGCTCGCGGCTAAAATTTCAAGCGCGCTGGGCCAGGCTCACCGTGACGACGAGTCAATCCCTGAGATCGATGCAGGCGAGCTGGGAAAGAATCTGAGCGAGGCGGATGGGTCCTATTCGGTCGCCGTCCTCAGCGACGGGCAAGTCGGTCGAGTGCGCCCAGCATTGGAGAACCACAAAGGTATCCGTTTCAACGAAGAACCTGCCCTGGTGACTCGCGATACCGGTTTGGCGCCGGACATCCTTTCCCGTGTCCGCTCTATGGTCTCCGAAGAGGTGAACGGCACGAACGGTTGGTCAATCTCCGTAGTGAATGAGCACGGTGCCGCGTTGTCTGACGTTGAGTATCACGAGCCCGAGGCCGCTCCATCCATCAAGGTATCGCTCGATTACGACGTACAGCGAGCAGCCCAAGAGGCGGTCAATCTACGCCCTGAATACGAGGCCATGATCGTGGCCATGCGGCCCTCAACTGGTGAGATTCTCGCTGTCGCCCAGACTCCTGAGGCTGATAAGAAGGGCGACATTGCTCTGCAAGGCCAGTTCCCACCGGGCTCGGTGTTTAAGATTATTACGGCCGCGGCGGGCGTCGATAAGCAGGGGCTCAACCCTGACTCCATCGTGCCGTGTCCCGGAACCATGGACCTCTACGGGCGCATCGTGACGAATTACAACGGTTTCTCGCTGGGGTCGGTGCCACTGCGTCAAGCCTTTGCTCAATCGTGCAACACCACCTTCGCTGAAATCTCAACGAACATGGACAAGGGCGAGCTGCAGAAGATCGGCAAGCAATATGGTCTTGGCATCGACTATGAGATTCCTGGCCTGTCTACAATGACGGGTTCCATCCCGGAAGGGGAGACGCCTCTGGACCGTACCGAGGCCGGTTACGGCCAGGGCCTAGACCTTGCTTCTCCCTTCGGCATGGCGCTCGTATCCTCTACCGTGGCGGCAGGCAAGACGCCAACGCCGACCCTCATTGAGTCTCACAAGACAAAGGCCTCTGAACAGGTCGAACCGCCCAGTCCAGAAACAATTAATCAGGTGCGCGACATGATGCGCCAAGTGGTCGTGGGCGGTACAGCTGCCGGTATGCAAGCAGGGGGCACTATCTACGGCAAGACCGGTGAGGCGGAAATCAACGAAGGATCACACGCGTGGTTCACCGGTTACCGTGACGACGACATCGCGTTCGCCACGCTCGTAGTGCTAGGCGGTGGCTCCACTATTTCGGTCAACATCACGGATAATTTCCTCCAGCGTCTCGATGAATATCGCGCTGAAGGTCACGGCGACTTACCCGTGGCCGGGGAACAGCAGCCGCCTTTGTGA
- a CDS encoding LapA family protein: MTNPENRSEDFRPTSGTFPENESLTDNDAQTPSYDTTGSAEPTPSAVEYDAPATTPASTTETSPATTTDGSDGKVKGSFAASTWIALIVGFLLLIVLIIFILQNQHEVPLNFLNWSVEFPAGVTYLICAIAGALIMALVGGWRMFELRRQVRKQAKR; the protein is encoded by the coding sequence ATGACAAATCCCGAGAATCGCTCTGAAGACTTCCGCCCCACGTCCGGTACGTTCCCTGAGAATGAATCACTCACGGACAATGACGCACAAACCCCTAGCTACGACACCACTGGCTCAGCGGAACCAACCCCGAGCGCCGTTGAGTACGATGCGCCCGCAACCACCCCGGCATCCACCACTGAGACGTCCCCGGCAACCACCACAGACGGGTCCGATGGCAAGGTAAAGGGCTCCTTCGCCGCCAGCACCTGGATTGCCCTCATCGTGGGCTTCCTGCTCCTCATCGTGCTGATCATCTTCATTCTTCAGAACCAGCATGAGGTACCGCTAAACTTCCTCAACTGGTCCGTTGAGTTCCCGGCCGGCGTTACGTATCTGATCTGCGCGATTGCGGGTGCGCTCATCATGGCGCTCGTCGGTGGCTGGCGCATGTTCGAGCTGCGCCGTCAGGTGCGCAAGCAGGCCAAGCGCTAA
- the dxr gene encoding 1-deoxy-D-xylulose-5-phosphate reductoisomerase encodes MSTQRILILGSTGSIGTQALEVIADNPDKFTVVGIAAGGSNPQLVIEQARALNLSFDHVAVAKPEAAREVSEALGGTVLSGPDSAEQLVRAVDADKVLNALVGSMGLTSTIATLEKGEVLALANKESLVAGGSIVTRLAAEDQIVPVDSEHSAMAQCLRAGSGVELDHLVLTASGGPFRGWTRDEMWDVTPQQAAQHPTWSMGQMNTLNSATLVNKGLELIEATLLFDVPADSIEVTVHPQSIVHSMATFTDGCTMAQCSPPSMKLPISLALDWPHRVPGAQPALDFSTAHEWRFEPLDDEAFPAVRLAREAAAAGGTHAAVYNAANEEAAAAFLAGRIHFPEIVDVVSQVLGEAAQFAGVPSTVDDVLAVEGEARRRANALVDSLAH; translated from the coding sequence GTGAGTACCCAACGCATTCTAATTCTCGGATCTACTGGCTCGATTGGCACCCAGGCACTGGAGGTTATCGCAGATAACCCGGATAAATTTACCGTTGTTGGCATCGCTGCCGGCGGTTCGAACCCCCAGCTGGTCATAGAGCAAGCTCGGGCCCTCAACCTTTCGTTTGACCACGTGGCCGTCGCAAAGCCAGAGGCGGCACGTGAGGTTTCCGAAGCACTCGGCGGTACCGTGCTTTCCGGCCCAGACTCCGCTGAACAGCTCGTTCGGGCTGTTGACGCAGACAAGGTCCTCAATGCGCTGGTTGGTTCAATGGGGCTCACATCCACCATCGCCACCCTTGAGAAAGGAGAGGTGCTGGCGTTGGCGAACAAGGAGTCTCTGGTGGCGGGCGGCTCAATCGTTACCCGTTTGGCTGCAGAAGATCAGATTGTCCCTGTCGACTCTGAACACTCCGCCATGGCCCAATGCCTGCGCGCGGGCAGTGGAGTAGAGCTTGACCACCTCGTCCTCACCGCGTCCGGCGGCCCTTTCCGTGGCTGGACCCGAGATGAGATGTGGGATGTCACCCCGCAGCAGGCCGCCCAGCACCCGACGTGGTCCATGGGTCAGATGAATACGCTGAACTCTGCCACACTGGTCAACAAGGGGCTCGAGCTCATTGAGGCGACGCTGCTTTTCGACGTCCCCGCGGACAGCATCGAGGTCACGGTCCATCCCCAGTCTATCGTTCATTCCATGGCGACTTTCACCGACGGCTGCACCATGGCCCAATGCTCCCCGCCGTCCATGAAGCTGCCTATTTCCCTGGCCTTGGACTGGCCGCATCGCGTGCCCGGTGCGCAACCGGCTTTGGACTTTTCCACCGCGCATGAGTGGCGCTTCGAGCCGCTGGATGATGAAGCTTTCCCCGCAGTGCGTCTTGCCCGCGAGGCGGCCGCTGCTGGTGGTACGCATGCAGCGGTGTATAACGCCGCGAATGAGGAAGCGGCTGCTGCTTTTTTGGCGGGGCGTATCCACTTCCCCGAGATTGTTGACGTTGTTAGCCAGGTCCTAGGGGAGGCCGCGCAGTTTGCTGGTGTACCCTCAACCGTCGATGACGTCCTCGCCGTAGAAGGCGAGGCCCGCCGCCGCGCAAATGCGCTGGTAGATTCACTCGCTCATTAG
- a CDS encoding ABC transporter ATP-binding protein: MTHPYRETLVPDPRSQALAVRDFCKSFGNQIAVNHLNLDVPRGSIYGIVGPNGAGKTTMLTMACGLQRPDAGQSFIAGHDVWAEPIPAKQSMGLLMDGAPVFDRLTGAEYLHYLGALRKLDREESLRRAQELLDALSLADAADKRIVDYSAGMTKKILLAGAVLHNPEVLILDEPLEAVDPVSGRLIQQLLRAYASRGGTVILSSHVMELVEGVCDHVAIINGGQVITAGHVDDVRQGQSLSDLFIAAVGGRDLDASKFGWLRSPSQGMHDAEGGE; the protein is encoded by the coding sequence ATGACTCACCCTTATCGCGAGACACTTGTGCCGGATCCGCGAAGCCAGGCTTTGGCCGTGCGCGACTTCTGCAAATCCTTTGGTAATCAGATAGCCGTCAATCACCTCAACCTCGATGTTCCGCGCGGCTCCATCTATGGAATAGTGGGGCCGAATGGTGCAGGTAAGACCACCATGCTCACCATGGCCTGTGGCCTGCAGCGCCCCGACGCCGGTCAGAGCTTTATCGCTGGCCATGACGTGTGGGCAGAGCCCATCCCAGCCAAGCAGTCCATGGGTCTGCTCATGGATGGTGCTCCTGTCTTCGACCGCCTGACTGGCGCCGAGTATCTCCACTACTTGGGCGCGCTGCGCAAGCTGGATCGTGAGGAGTCCCTGCGTCGTGCGCAGGAGCTTCTCGACGCCCTCTCCCTCGCCGACGCCGCCGACAAACGCATCGTGGATTATTCCGCCGGAATGACGAAAAAGATCCTCTTGGCTGGTGCTGTCCTCCACAACCCAGAGGTTCTCATCCTCGACGAACCGCTAGAAGCGGTGGACCCGGTGTCGGGACGGCTTATCCAGCAGCTGTTGCGTGCGTATGCCTCGCGCGGCGGCACGGTGATTCTGTCCTCACATGTCATGGAGCTGGTTGAAGGCGTGTGTGACCACGTCGCCATCATTAACGGCGGGCAGGTCATTACTGCCGGCCACGTCGATGATGTGCGGCAAGGGCAGAGCCTTTCTGACCTGTTCATCGCGGCCGTGGGCGGGCGCGACTTGGATGCCTCGAAGTTTGGATGGCTGCGCTCACCGTCACAAGGCATGCACGATGCAGAGGGAGGGGAGTAA
- the ispG gene encoding flavodoxin-dependent (E)-4-hydroxy-3-methylbut-2-enyl-diphosphate synthase translates to MSTPIGLGIPDGPPPTLAPRRKTRQLMVGQVGVGSEHPISVQSMTTTKTHDVNATLQQIAQLTASGCDIVRVACPKTVDAEALPAIAKKSPIPVIADIHFQPKYIFAAIDAGCAAVRVNPGNIREFDGRVKEVAKAAGDAGIPIRIGVNAGSLDKRIMDKYGKATPEALVESALWEAGLFEEHGYGDIAISVKHNDPVIMVEAYRQLAAQSDYPLHLGVTEAGPAFQGTIKSSVAFGALLAEGIGDTIRVSLSADPVEEIKVGDQILQSLNLRPRKLEIVSCPSCGRAQVDVYKLANEVTEGLDGMEFPLRVAVMGCVVNGPGEARDADLGVASGNGKGQIFVKGEVIKTVPESKIVETLIEEAMRLADEQGLEAVEGAKAEVRVTK, encoded by the coding sequence ATGTCGACCCCCATCGGTCTTGGAATCCCTGACGGCCCACCCCCCACCTTGGCGCCGCGCCGCAAGACGCGCCAGCTGATGGTCGGCCAGGTGGGCGTGGGCTCAGAACACCCCATCTCCGTGCAGTCGATGACGACGACGAAGACGCACGACGTTAACGCCACCCTGCAGCAGATCGCGCAGCTTACCGCTAGCGGCTGTGACATCGTTCGCGTGGCCTGCCCGAAAACGGTAGACGCGGAAGCTTTGCCCGCAATTGCGAAGAAATCGCCGATCCCGGTCATCGCGGATATCCACTTCCAGCCCAAGTACATCTTTGCCGCTATTGATGCCGGTTGCGCCGCTGTGCGCGTCAACCCGGGCAACATTAGGGAATTTGATGGCCGCGTCAAGGAAGTAGCCAAGGCCGCTGGTGATGCGGGAATCCCAATCCGCATCGGCGTGAACGCTGGTTCGCTGGATAAGCGCATTATGGACAAGTACGGCAAGGCCACTCCAGAAGCACTCGTAGAGTCTGCGCTCTGGGAAGCCGGCCTCTTTGAGGAGCACGGCTACGGTGACATCGCTATCTCCGTGAAGCACAATGACCCAGTCATCATGGTGGAGGCTTATCGCCAGCTAGCTGCGCAGTCTGACTACCCGCTGCACCTCGGTGTGACTGAGGCAGGCCCGGCTTTCCAGGGCACTATCAAATCCTCCGTCGCTTTTGGCGCGCTGTTGGCTGAGGGTATCGGCGACACCATCCGTGTGTCGCTGTCCGCAGATCCGGTAGAGGAAATCAAGGTCGGTGACCAGATTCTGCAGTCGCTGAACCTGCGTCCCCGCAAGCTGGAAATTGTGTCGTGCCCGTCCTGCGGACGTGCCCAGGTGGACGTGTACAAGCTGGCCAACGAGGTCACCGAAGGTCTCGATGGCATGGAGTTCCCGCTGCGTGTGGCCGTTATGGGCTGCGTGGTCAATGGCCCGGGTGAGGCGCGCGACGCCGATCTCGGTGTGGCCTCTGGTAACGGTAAGGGCCAAATCTTCGTCAAAGGTGAGGTCATCAAGACCGTCCCTGAGTCCAAGATTGTGGAAACCCTCATCGAGGAAGCCATGCGTCTGGCTGATGAGCAGGGCCTTGAAGCCGTTGAAGGCGCCAAGGCAGAGGTCCGCGTCACCAAGTAG
- a CDS encoding M50 family metallopeptidase produces MANVLGIILFALGIGITVALHEAGHMLTARAFGMRVRRFFIGFGPRVASFSRGHTEYGLAAFPVGGFCDIAGMTAQDEFLTAEEEPHAMYKKPWWQRVMVLAGGITVNLLLGFTILLIIAMTTGLPNPDADVRPRVGKVSCAADQNIDGELEPCQGMGPAGEAGVEPGDIVLALNGETMDSFRQLRDSVMQHPGETVTLEVERDGAIRDFDIPLATVTRLNAEGELVTVGAIGMTNQTIDIVETYSFIEAFPATARYTGHVLDATVQGIAQFPAKIPGVVASIFGQERDVNGPMSVVGASRVGGELVERSLWSSFFMMLASLNFFLALFNLIPLPPFDGGHIAVIIYEKVRDAVRRLLGKEPKGPADYTKLMPITYALAFLLMAVGALIIIADVINPVRLFG; encoded by the coding sequence ATGGCAAACGTCCTGGGCATCATTCTTTTTGCTCTCGGAATCGGCATTACTGTGGCGCTCCACGAGGCCGGTCACATGCTCACCGCGCGTGCTTTTGGCATGCGCGTGCGCCGCTTCTTTATCGGATTCGGTCCTCGCGTGGCGTCGTTTAGCCGCGGCCACACCGAATATGGACTTGCGGCATTCCCTGTCGGTGGTTTCTGCGATATCGCAGGCATGACTGCTCAGGACGAGTTCCTCACTGCGGAAGAAGAGCCCCATGCCATGTACAAGAAGCCGTGGTGGCAGCGTGTCATGGTGCTGGCCGGCGGAATCACGGTCAATCTTTTGCTGGGCTTTACCATTCTGCTCATCATCGCGATGACCACGGGCCTCCCGAACCCGGACGCGGATGTGCGCCCACGTGTGGGTAAGGTGTCCTGTGCCGCGGACCAGAATATCGATGGCGAACTCGAGCCCTGCCAGGGGATGGGGCCGGCGGGAGAGGCCGGCGTCGAGCCTGGCGATATCGTTCTTGCACTCAACGGTGAGACGATGGACTCCTTTAGGCAATTGCGCGATTCTGTCATGCAGCATCCAGGAGAGACCGTCACTCTCGAGGTGGAGCGCGATGGTGCGATCCGGGATTTTGATATTCCACTGGCTACCGTGACGCGTCTTAATGCCGAGGGAGAGCTCGTCACTGTTGGCGCTATCGGTATGACCAACCAGACCATCGACATCGTGGAGACCTACTCCTTTATTGAGGCCTTCCCCGCCACTGCCCGCTACACAGGGCATGTTCTCGATGCGACGGTGCAGGGCATTGCGCAGTTCCCCGCGAAGATCCCCGGCGTCGTGGCCTCTATTTTCGGCCAAGAACGCGATGTCAACGGCCCCATGTCCGTCGTTGGTGCCTCCCGCGTGGGCGGTGAACTCGTAGAACGCAGCCTTTGGTCGTCCTTCTTCATGATGCTGGCCTCGCTGAACTTCTTCCTTGCACTGTTCAACCTCATTCCACTCCCGCCTTTCGACGGCGGCCACATCGCCGTCATTATTTATGAGAAGGTGCGCGATGCTGTGCGGCGCCTTTTGGGTAAGGAGCCGAAGGGCCCGGCGGATTACACCAAGCTCATGCCGATTACCTACGCCCTCGCGTTCCTTCTCATGGCGGTAGGTGCTCTGATTATCATCGCCGATGTGATCAACCCGGTTCGCCTCTTTGGCTGA
- the frr gene encoding ribosome recycling factor codes for MIDEIQLEAEEHMTASVEHAREQLLTIRTGRANPSMFNGLVADYYGAPTPITQMATISVPEPRMLLIKPYEQSMIHEIENAIRNSDLGVNPTNDGQVLRVTVPQLTEERRRDMVKMAKSKGEDGKIAIRNIRRKAMEQLKKLQKDGDAGEDEVIAAEKEMEKITSGYIDQVDKLVANKEEELMEV; via the coding sequence ATGATCGACGAGATCCAGCTCGAAGCAGAAGAGCACATGACCGCCTCGGTGGAGCACGCCCGCGAGCAGCTTCTCACCATCCGTACTGGCCGTGCGAATCCTTCCATGTTTAACGGCCTGGTGGCTGACTACTACGGCGCTCCGACCCCGATTACGCAGATGGCCACCATCTCTGTTCCGGAGCCGCGCATGCTGCTCATCAAGCCCTACGAGCAGTCCATGATTCACGAGATCGAGAACGCTATCCGTAACTCGGATCTTGGTGTTAACCCGACTAATGACGGCCAGGTACTGCGCGTCACCGTGCCGCAGCTGACTGAGGAGCGCCGCCGCGACATGGTCAAGATGGCCAAGAGCAAAGGTGAGGATGGCAAGATTGCTATCCGCAACATCCGCCGCAAGGCCATGGAGCAGCTGAAGAAGCTCCAGAAGGATGGCGATGCAGGCGAGGATGAAGTCATCGCCGCCGAGAAGGAGATGGAGAAGATCACCTCCGGCTACATCGACCAGGTGGACAAGCTCGTCGCCAACAAGGAAGAGGAGCTCATGGAGGTTTAA
- the map gene encoding type I methionyl aminopeptidase, producing MTTRAKLKQEKDTPIRTVPKDIERPEYVWKDTVQEAQGEPFIQTPEVIEAMREASRIAANALQEAGKAVAPGVTTDEVDRVAHEYMCDHGAYPSTLGYLGFPKSCCVSLNEIVCHGIPDTTVIEDGDIVNIDVTAFKNGVHGDTNATFLAGNVSEEHKLLVERTKEAMMRGIKVAKAGREINVIGRVIESYAKRFGYNVVTDFTGHGVGPTFHNGLVVLHYDSMTYRDVLEPGMTLTIEPMINLGSLDYEIWDNGWTVQNTDGKFTAQFEHTIVITEDGNEILTLPGELD from the coding sequence ATGACTACGCGCGCGAAGCTGAAGCAAGAAAAAGATACTCCTATCCGCACAGTTCCGAAGGACATCGAGCGCCCTGAATACGTGTGGAAGGACACGGTGCAGGAGGCCCAAGGCGAGCCCTTCATCCAGACCCCGGAGGTCATCGAAGCAATGCGTGAGGCATCCCGTATTGCTGCCAACGCCCTCCAAGAAGCTGGCAAGGCCGTAGCACCTGGTGTTACCACGGATGAGGTGGACCGTGTGGCTCACGAGTACATGTGTGACCATGGTGCTTACCCCTCCACACTGGGATACCTGGGTTTCCCGAAGTCGTGCTGTGTGTCCCTCAACGAGATTGTCTGCCACGGTATCCCGGATACGACGGTGATTGAGGACGGTGACATCGTCAATATTGATGTCACCGCCTTCAAGAACGGAGTCCATGGTGATACGAATGCCACTTTCTTGGCTGGCAACGTTTCTGAGGAGCACAAGCTGCTTGTGGAGCGCACCAAGGAAGCAATGATGCGCGGCATCAAGGTAGCGAAGGCCGGCCGTGAGATTAACGTTATTGGCCGTGTCATCGAGTCCTACGCCAAGCGCTTTGGGTACAACGTGGTGACAGACTTTACCGGCCATGGTGTGGGCCCAACCTTCCACAATGGACTCGTCGTCCTGCACTACGACTCCATGACCTATCGCGACGTCTTGGAGCCGGGGATGACCCTGACGATTGAGCCGATGATTAACCTTGGCTCCCTCGACTATGAAATCTGGGACAACGGTTGGACCGTGCAGAACACTGATGGCAAGTTCACGGCGCAGTTCGAGCACACTATCGTCATCACTGAGGACGGCAATGAAATCCTCACCCTGCCGGGTGAGCTTGACTAA
- the rlmN gene encoding 23S rRNA (adenine(2503)-C(2))-methyltransferase RlmN translates to MAEPLKLNFSAPRRGLPPKHFADLTEDERIEALAELGLPKFRAKQLAKHYYVHHTADVSEMTDIPAASREAVQEKLFPELMTPIRQTSTDDGETTKSLWRLHDGTMLESVLMRYPGRATLCISSQAGCGMACPFCATGQGGLDRNLSTAEIVEQFRHAARLMEAEGGRLSNVVFMGMGEPLANYKRVVQAVRQITGQDLTGFGLSQRNVTVSTVGLAPAIRKLADEDLSCTLAVSLHTPDDELRDSLVPVNNRWPVDDVLDAARYYADKSGRRVSIEYALIRDKNDQDFRADMLGQKLHAALGSKVHVNVIPLNPTPGSEWDAAPKARQDEFVRRVIAQGVPCTVRDTKGDEIAAACGQLAADERETA, encoded by the coding sequence ATGGCTGAACCACTGAAACTGAATTTCTCCGCTCCGCGTCGCGGTCTACCCCCGAAGCACTTCGCGGACTTGACCGAGGACGAGCGCATCGAGGCACTCGCCGAACTTGGCCTGCCCAAGTTCCGAGCCAAGCAGTTGGCCAAGCACTACTACGTCCACCACACTGCTGACGTCTCCGAAATGACGGATATCCCGGCCGCGTCCCGTGAGGCCGTCCAGGAGAAGCTCTTCCCGGAGCTCATGACGCCCATTCGCCAGACCTCTACGGACGATGGTGAAACCACCAAGTCCCTCTGGCGTCTGCACGATGGCACGATGCTGGAGTCGGTGCTTATGCGTTACCCAGGCCGCGCCACTTTGTGTATTTCTTCGCAGGCTGGCTGCGGTATGGCGTGTCCCTTCTGCGCCACGGGTCAGGGAGGCCTCGACCGGAACCTCTCGACCGCCGAAATCGTGGAACAGTTCCGTCACGCTGCCCGCCTCATGGAGGCAGAAGGTGGCCGCCTGAGCAACGTCGTGTTCATGGGCATGGGTGAGCCGCTGGCCAACTACAAGCGCGTGGTTCAGGCGGTCCGCCAGATCACCGGCCAGGACCTCACCGGTTTCGGACTGTCTCAGCGCAACGTCACCGTGTCCACTGTGGGTCTGGCGCCGGCTATCCGCAAGCTGGCGGATGAGGATCTGTCCTGCACACTGGCTGTCTCCTTGCACACCCCAGATGATGAGCTGCGAGATAGCCTCGTGCCGGTCAACAACCGCTGGCCGGTCGACGATGTGCTCGATGCCGCCCGCTACTATGCCGATAAGTCTGGCCGCCGCGTCTCTATTGAGTATGCGCTTATCCGTGACAAGAATGACCAGGACTTCCGAGCGGATATGTTGGGCCAGAAACTGCATGCAGCGCTGGGTTCCAAGGTTCACGTGAACGTCATTCCGCTCAACCCCACCCCGGGCTCCGAGTGGGATGCAGCGCCGAAGGCACGCCAGGATGAGTTCGTTCGTCGCGTCATCGCTCAAGGCGTGCCCTGCACGGTGCGCGACACTAAGGGCGATGAGATTGCCGCGGCCTGCGGCCAGCTGGCAGCTGATGAACGGGAGACTGCGTAA